A window of Nicotiana tabacum cultivar K326 chromosome 24, ASM71507v2, whole genome shotgun sequence contains these coding sequences:
- the LOC107772191 gene encoding protein RETARDED ROOT GROWTH, mitochondrial-like, whose protein sequence is MGRWRAATNFVARIVAAKSRSIPQTPLHKIHIFSSSSSVQPRIQFLNFRSFSAAPATYPQYVDDFEYKNNAHKLTDDEEIGIIPVKAYFLCTSIDLKRMQAENSADVLPSSSRSPNHIALRFLNLLSQNSARGFGEKTNSCSYMVVFQYGSAVLFNVEDDDVEYYLQIVRRYASGLLREMKKDDYAVKEKPLLVEDMQGGADHIVLKKLDTDSIRIIGSVLGQSIALDYFVSQVDGMVEEFAGINREMEKTGTFTMDRKKLFQLVGKANSNIADVILKVGLFERSEIAWRDAKYAQILEYLREEYEVSQRFGNLNFKLKFVEHNIHFLQEVLQNRKSDLLEWCIIVLLAVENVVCIYEIVRDSTAIPM, encoded by the exons ATGGGGAGATGGAGAGCTGCTACTAATTTTGTAGCTCGTATTGTTGCAGCCAAATCTAGATCAATCCCTCAAACCCCACTTCACAAAATCCACATattttcatcatcatcttcagtACAACCCAGAATTCAATTTTTGAATTTCAGGTCATTTTCTGCAGCACCAGCTACATATCCACAATATGTGGATgattttgagtataaaaataaCGCCCATAAGCTTACTGATGATGAGGAAATTGGAATAATTCCCGTTAAAGCTTACTTCCTTTGCACCAG TATTGATTTGAAGCGCATGCAAGCTGAAAATTCAGCAGATGTTCTTCCATCATCGTCCCGTTCACCGAATCATATAGCCCTCAGATTTTTAAATCTTCTATCACAAAATTCT GCCCGTGGATTTGGCGAAAAGACAAATAGTTGCAGTTACATGGTTGTATTCCAGTATGGTTCAGCTGTGCTGTTTAATGTGGAGGACGACGATGTTGAGTACTACTTGCAAATTGTGAGAAGATATGCATCTGGGTTGCTTCGTGAGATGAAAAAAGATG ATTATGCTGTAAAAGAGAAGCCATTGCTGGTTGAGGATATGCAGGGAGGTGCAGATCACATAGTTCTGAAAAAATTGGACACAGATAGTATCCGTATAATTGGCAGTGTGCTTGGCCAAAGCATTGCCCTTGATTACTTTGTCTCACAG GTTGATGGTATGGTTGAAGAGTTTGCTGGGATAAATCGTGAAATGGAGAAAACGGGCACTTTCACGATGGACAGGAAGAAATTGTTTCAACTTGTGGGCAAGGCTAATTCAAATATAGCTGATGTAATTTTGAAAGTTGGTCTCTTTGAAAG GTCTGAAATTGCTTGGAGAGATGCAAAATATGCTCAGATACTGGAGTACCTTCGGGAGGAATATGAGGTCTCACAACGCTTTGGGAACCTCAACTTCAAACTAAAGTTTGTCGAG CATAACATTCATTTTCTTCAGGAAGTTCTTCAAAATAGGAAGTCAGATCTGCTAGAATGGTGCATCATCGTCTTGTTGGCCGTAGAGAATGTAGTATGCATATACGAGATTGTTCGGGATTCAACTGCAATTCCCATGTGA